A DNA window from Vigna angularis cultivar LongXiaoDou No.4 chromosome 1, ASM1680809v1, whole genome shotgun sequence contains the following coding sequences:
- the LOC108342180 gene encoding peroxisomal fatty acid beta-oxidation multifunctional protein MFP2, with protein MGSRGHTLMEVGPDGVAVITIVNPPVNSLSYDVLRSFKQNFDEALSRDDVKAFVVTGAKGKFSGGFDISAFGDNESIERPKPGWLSVEIITDTIEAARKPLVAAIDGLALGGGLEIAMACNARLSTPTAQLGLPELQLGIIPGLGGTQRLPRLVGLAKALEMMLTSKPVKGKEAFSLGLVDGLTSPDDLVKAARQWALDIVGHRRPWIASLYKTDKLEPLGEALEILKFARAQARKRAPNLQHPLVCIDVIEAGVVAGPRAGLWKEAEASEILSKSDTCKSLVHIFFSLRGTSKIPGVTDLGLVPRNVKKVAVLGGGLMGSGIATALILSSYPVILKEVNEKFLDAGINRIKANLQSRVRKGKLTQENFEKAVSLLEGTLDYGSFGDVDMVIEAVIENVSLKQQIFADLEKYCPPHCILASNTSTIDLNLIGEKTKSKDRIVGAHFFSPAHVMPLLEIVRTNKTSPQVIVDVLYISKKIKKTPVVVGNCTGFAVNRMFFPYTQAGLLLVERGADVYQIDKVISNFGMPMGPFRLVDLVGFGVAIATGMQFIENFPERTYKSMLIPLLQEDKRAGETTRKGFYLYDDKRKASPDTELKNYIEKARSITGVSLDPKLVKIQEKEIIEMIFFPVVNEACRVLGEGIAVKAADLDIASVMGMGFPPYRGGIIFWADSHGSKYIYSKLEKWSELYGEFFKPCAYLAARAARGIPLSATVEQANSRL; from the exons ATGGGAAGCAGAGGACACACGCTCATGGAGGTTGGACCTGATGGGGTTGCCGTCATCACCATTGTCAACCCTCCTGTTAATTCTCTCTCCTATGATG tGTTACGCAGTTTTAAGCAGAATTTTGATGAGGCTCTAAGCAGAGACGATGTCAAGGCATTTGTTGTTACTG GTGCAAAGGGAAAATTTTCTGGAGGCTTTGATATATCTGCATTTGGTGATAACGAGTCGATAG AGCGTCCAAAACCTGGTTGGCTATCGGTAGAAATCATCACTGATACCATAGAAG CGGCTAGGAAGCCATTGGTTGCTGCCATTGATGGCCTTGCCTTGGGTGGGGGCTTAGAAATTGCAATG GCGTGCAATGCTCGGTTATCAACCCCGACTGCTCAGCTTGGTTTGCCTGAACTTCAGCTTGGAATAATTCCTGGACTTGGAG GAACACAGCGACTTCCTCGTCTTGTTGGTTTGGCAAAGGCACTTGAAATGATGCTG ACTTCTAAACCAGTTAAAGGGAAGGAAGCTTTTAGTTTGGGGCTTGTAGATGGATTGACGTCGCCTGATGATCTGGTGAAAGCTGCACGACAGTGGGCCTTGGATATTGTAGGCCATCGGCGACCATGGATCGCTAGTCTTTATAAGACTGACAAATTAGAACCCCTTGGAGAAGCATTGGAGATTTTGAAATTTGCTCGAGCTCAGGCTCGGAAACGGGCTCCGAACCTCCAGCATCCTTTGGTTTGCATTGATGTTATTGAAGCAGGAGTAGTTGCTGGTCCCCGTGCAGGACTCTGGAAG GAAGCTGAAGCATCTGAAATACTTTCAAAGTCAGATACCTGCAAAAGCTTAGTTCACATATTCTTTTCTCTAAGAGGAACGTCCAAG ATACCTGGGGTTACGGATCTTGGTCTGGTTCCAAGAAACGTTAAGAAGGTTGCCGTCCTTGGTGGAGGACTAATGGGCTCTGGAATAGCAACGGCTTTAATTCTTAGCAGCTATCCTGTCATCTTGAAAGAAGTAAATGAAAAGTTCTTAGATGCTGGTATCAATAGGATTAAAG CAAACTTACAGAGCCGTGTTAGGAAAGGCAAATTGACCcaggaaaattttgaaaaggcAGTCTCTCTTCTAGAAGGTACCCTTGATTATGGAAGCTTCGGAGATGTGGACATGGTCATAGAG GCTGTTATTGAGAATGTTTCCTTAAAGCAGCAGATCTTTGCTGATCTTGAAAAGTATTGTCCACCTCATTGTATACTTGCTAGTAACACTTCCACAATCGACCTGAACCTGATTGGAGAGAAAACCAAGTCTAAGGATCGAATTGTTGGAGCTCATTTTTTCAG TCCTGCACATGTTATGCCGCTTCTGGAAATTGTGCGTACCAACAAGACATCTCCTCAAGTGATAGTTGACGTGTTATATATTTccaagaagataaagaaaacaCCAGTGGTGGTTGGAAACTGCACAGGATTTGCTGTTAACAGGATGTTCTTCCCGTATACCCAAGCAGGTCTCTTGCTCGTTGAACGTGGTGcagatgtttatcaaattgatAAAGTAATAAGCAATTTTGGAATGCCCATGGGGCCTTTTAG ATTGGTTGACCTTGTTGGGTTTGGTGTGGCGATTGCTACTGGTATGCAATTCATTGAGAATTTTCCTGAGAGAACTTATAAATCAATGCTCATTCCCCTTCTGCAAGAAGATAAGAGAGCTG GTGAAACAACTAGGAAAGGGTTTTATTTGTATGATGATAAACGCAAGGCTAGTCCTGATACTGAATTGAAAAACTATATTGAGAAGGCTAGGAGCATTACTGGTGTCTCCCTTGATCCTAAG CTTGTAAAGATACAAGAAAAGGAAATCATTGAGATGATATTCTTTCCTGTGGTGAACGAAGCTTGTCGGGTCCTTGGCGAAGGTATTGCAGTCAAAGCCGCTGATCTCGATATTGCCTCTGTCATGGGCATGGGTTTTCCACCTTACAG GGGAGGTATCATATTCTGGGCTGACAGTCATGGATCCAAGTACATATATTCAAAATTGGAGAAATGGTCAGAATTGTATGGAGAATTCTTCAAGCCTTGTGCCTACTTGGCTGCAAGAGCTGCCAGAGGAATTCCTCTG AGTGCCACAGTGGAGCAGGCAAATTCGCGGTTGTAG